Below is a genomic region from Thermochromatium tepidum ATCC 43061.
TCGGCAAGCGGCGCCGAGTAGTGTCCTCTCTTCGCACGGGAGAGGGGAGAGCGGCCCGTACAGGAAAAGGGCTTCAAGCCACCGGCCTCGGCGCTACGGGCTGCAGACGCCAGATGTCGCGGTTGTAGTCAGCGATGGTGCGATCCGAAGAGAAATACCCGCTGTGCGCGGTATTGAGGATGCTCATGCGTACCCAGCGTTCGCGATCGCGATAGGCCAAAGCCGCGCGTTCCTGGGCCTCGATATAGCTCCTGAAATCCGCCGCCGTCATCCAGGGGTCATGCGGATTGCGAATCGAGTGGATGATCGGGTCGAAGAGCCCGCCCTCGAATTGGTTGAAATACCCGGACTCAAGCAGGTTCATCACCTCTCGTAGTGCCGGATCATTGGCGATGATGACATTGGGGTCATAGTGTCCGCGCAACGACTCCACGCCCTCTGCCGTCAGACCGAACAAAAAGAAATTGTCCTCACCGACCTGGTCGCGGATCTCGATATTGGCCCCATCGAGCGTGCCGATCGTCACGGCACCGTTCATCATGAACTTCATGTTGCCGGTCCCAGAGGCCTCCTTGCCGGCGGTCGAGATCTGCTCCGAGAGATCCGTCCCGGGCGCGATCACCTCCATCAGCGACACCCGGTAGTCGGGCACGAAGGCCATGCGCAGCAGACCAGAGGTGGCTGGATCCTTGTTGACGACGCGCGCGACATAGTTGATCAGCTTGATGATCAGCTTGGCCATGAAATAGCCGGGCGCCGCCTTGCCGCCGATCAGTATGCAGCGCGGCGTCCAGTCTGCGGTGTCGCCGTGTTTGATGCGATTGTAGAGATGGATGACATGCAAGACGTTGAGCAACTGGCGCTTGTATTCGTGGATGCGCTTGACCTGGACATCGAACATGGCCTCGAGCGGGAAATCGACGCCGCAGAGGTCGTGGATCTGCTCGGCGAGCCTGGCCTTGTTGGCCTGCTTGATCGCGTGCCAGCGCGCGCGCAAGGCGCTGTCCTCAGCATAGTGGGCTAGACGCGATAGCTGTTCCAGATGGCGCGTCCAGCCCGTCCCGATGGTTTCGTTGAGCAGGTCGCGTAGGCCGGGGTTACACATCGCCAGCCAGCGGCGCGGCGTGACCCCATTGGTCTTGTTGTTGAATTTCTCGGGCCAGAGTTCATAGAAGTCGCGAAACAGTCCCTCGACCAGCAGCCGTGAGTGCAGCGCCGCCACGCCATTGACCGAAAAGCTGCCGACGATCGCCAGATAGGCCATGCGCACCTGGGGGTCATGTCCTTCCTCGATCAGCGACATGCGCCGCAGACGGTCGATGTCGCCCGGCCAGCGCAGGGCGACCTCGTCGAGGAAGCGGGCATTGATCTCGAAGATGATCTCCAGGATCCGCGGCAGGAGCTGGCGGAACAGCCGCACCGGCCAGCGCTCCAGGGCCTCGGGTAGAAGCGTGTGGTTGGTGTAGGCCAGGGTGCGGCGGGTGATGTCCCAGGCCTCGTTCCATTCCAGATGGTGTTCGTCCAGGAGCTGGCGCATCAGTTCGGCCACGGACACCGCCGGGTGGGTGTCGTTGAGCTGGAAGCAGTTCAGCTCGGCGAAGCGGCTGAAGTCATGTCC
It encodes:
- a CDS encoding glycogen/starch/alpha-glucan phosphorylase; this encodes MSSSTKLIKNCPNDSTFDLPPLSLDADGIAHDFKHYYVHTFGRDRQCLSAHYPYQALATTVRDRLMERWKTTRQAYDESGCRRAYYLSLEFLMGRALSNATFNLDLDEAVARGLRTLGLELEEIASTEPDPGLGNGGLGRLAACFLDSCATLQLPVRGYGLRYEYGMFRQVIENGAQVEEPDHWLREGHPWEIERPEFTQRIQFGGRTETHRDQNGRIVVRWVDTHDVLAIPYDVPVPGYRNDTVNTLRLWKAAATDEFDLDEFNAGSYTESVAQKNAAEHITMVLYPNDASENGKELRLRQQYFLASASLKDVLRDWIRLHGHDFSRFAELNCFQLNDTHPAVSVAELMRQLLDEHHLEWNEAWDITRRTLAYTNHTLLPEALERWPVRLFRQLLPRILEIIFEINARFLDEVALRWPGDIDRLRRMSLIEEGHDPQVRMAYLAIVGSFSVNGVAALHSRLLVEGLFRDFYELWPEKFNNKTNGVTPRRWLAMCNPGLRDLLNETIGTGWTRHLEQLSRLAHYAEDSALRARWHAIKQANKARLAEQIHDLCGVDFPLEAMFDVQVKRIHEYKRQLLNVLHVIHLYNRIKHGDTADWTPRCILIGGKAAPGYFMAKLIIKLINYVARVVNKDPATSGLLRMAFVPDYRVSLMEVIAPGTDLSEQISTAGKEASGTGNMKFMMNGAVTIGTLDGANIEIRDQVGEDNFFLFGLTAEGVESLRGHYDPNVIIANDPALREVMNLLESGYFNQFEGGLFDPIIHSIRNPHDPWMTAADFRSYIEAQERAALAYRDRERWVRMSILNTAHSGYFSSDRTIADYNRDIWRLQPVAPRPVA